In Trichocoleus sp. FACHB-46, one DNA window encodes the following:
- a CDS encoding GDYXXLXY domain-containing protein produces the protein MAPTPSASRTLPSWRFWLPLVCQAALILAIPAQSLHTQLTGRTVILKTAPVDPYDLLRGYSVTLSYDISRVDTLRQLPGWSEFERQRSANSEWPATRFFYLVLEAPGVASTNPPSPWRAVRISGDRPTNLVENQVILRGQIGNNTVPDGLELQGRTSNNTVQYGLERYYIPEDQRDAINQNINTAQANQATQPIVVEVKVDAQGNAVPLSFWVTLGKASAKQTYHYQF, from the coding sequence ATGGCACCCACTCCGTCAGCTTCTAGAACATTGCCGAGCTGGAGATTCTGGCTACCATTGGTATGCCAAGCCGCTCTTATTCTGGCGATTCCAGCTCAATCACTGCACACCCAACTCACAGGTCGAACCGTAATTCTAAAGACGGCTCCTGTAGACCCCTATGACCTGTTGCGCGGCTACTCAGTCACACTCAGCTATGACATTTCCCGAGTAGATACCTTGCGTCAGCTTCCAGGTTGGAGCGAGTTTGAGAGACAAAGATCTGCGAATTCTGAGTGGCCTGCGACTAGGTTCTTCTATCTGGTGCTAGAAGCTCCGGGTGTTGCTAGTACTAATCCGCCGTCACCTTGGCGAGCAGTTCGTATCAGCGGCGATCGCCCCACTAATTTAGTCGAGAATCAGGTCATCCTCCGAGGTCAAATCGGCAATAATACGGTTCCGGATGGGTTAGAACTCCAAGGTCGAACCAGTAATAATACGGTTCAGTACGGCTTAGAGCGCTATTACATTCCAGAAGACCAGCGAGATGCCATCAACCAAAACATTAATACGGCGCAAGCGAACCAAGCCACGCAACCGATTGTGGTGGAGGTCAAGGTTGATGCTCAAGGCAATGCTGTACCCCTGAGTTTTTGGGTAACCTTGGGTAAAGCATCTGCAAAGCAGACCTATCACTATCAGTTCTGA
- a CDS encoding DUF2157 domain-containing protein: MPSDKFRYQLRQEAEYWRRDGLIDATQYQQIAERYQFNTLETAARNRFTLVLIGLGSILVGLAVITFVAANWQEWPRSVKMTLLLSLFVGVNTAGFYLWRQRYTFGTERWQQRLGQGLLLLGTLVLGANLALMAQMFQVNGPSHELYLVWGLGVMAMAYSLRLTSLGVVAILLLGLGYWQAFFNWGTLELGSIWLRWFLQYMPLCIALLTVPLAYWCRSRVIFALGAIAVISAFEGNLSVLGLNYDRLIAETPWLSAIAFALPPALLWAYDDTFWAEGGQHRLSNLETHRPFHWLARSLALLFLSVLLYWLSFHGFWDGQVTYYPTTIPETFNALWANVTVLLGLTLLEWLYLARQAKGRSPRRPLELSTPVMASFIGILAGLPFLPQGGEFMPAIATFTVNVLLFLLGAGLIREGIASGQRRNFWLGMTLFVLQTLSRLFEYSTSLVFKSFVLLLCGLGVIAIGLWYERYIRTLSTHSRLSVTPNPTEGEN, translated from the coding sequence ATGCCTTCAGACAAATTTCGATATCAGCTACGCCAGGAAGCAGAGTACTGGCGCAGAGATGGTTTAATTGATGCGACTCAATACCAACAAATTGCTGAGCGTTATCAGTTCAACACTTTAGAAACGGCAGCCCGCAATCGTTTTACGCTGGTTTTGATTGGTCTCGGCAGTATTCTAGTCGGTTTAGCCGTCATTACCTTTGTGGCAGCCAACTGGCAGGAGTGGCCCCGATCCGTCAAGATGACGCTGTTGCTCAGTTTATTCGTAGGCGTCAATACCGCTGGATTTTACCTCTGGCGGCAGCGATACACTTTCGGTACGGAGCGCTGGCAGCAACGGCTCGGCCAAGGCTTACTACTCCTCGGCACTCTAGTTTTAGGCGCAAACTTGGCGCTGATGGCTCAGATGTTTCAGGTAAACGGCCCCAGCCATGAACTGTATTTGGTTTGGGGTTTGGGGGTTATGGCGATGGCCTATAGCCTGCGCCTTACTTCCCTAGGAGTCGTGGCAATTTTGCTACTAGGCTTGGGATACTGGCAAGCATTCTTTAATTGGGGAACGCTAGAACTAGGTAGCATTTGGCTGCGCTGGTTTTTGCAGTACATGCCGCTCTGTATTGCTTTGCTTACCGTTCCTCTCGCTTATTGGTGTCGTTCTCGCGTCATTTTTGCCCTAGGCGCGATCGCAGTGATTTCGGCTTTTGAAGGCAACTTAAGCGTTCTAGGCTTAAACTATGACCGACTAATCGCTGAAACCCCTTGGCTCAGCGCGATCGCCTTTGCCCTACCGCCCGCTTTGCTCTGGGCCTACGATGATACATTTTGGGCCGAAGGAGGCCAACATCGACTTTCCAATTTGGAGACGCACCGTCCTTTTCATTGGCTCGCGCGTAGCTTAGCACTGCTATTTCTGAGTGTGCTGCTGTACTGGCTTTCGTTTCACGGGTTTTGGGATGGACAAGTTACTTACTACCCCACCACAATCCCTGAAACATTTAATGCGCTGTGGGCAAACGTAACCGTGCTCTTAGGACTCACCTTGCTGGAGTGGTTATACTTAGCTCGCCAAGCCAAGGGACGTTCTCCGCGCCGTCCTTTGGAGCTTTCTACGCCAGTGATGGCTAGTTTTATTGGCATCCTTGCTGGGCTACCGTTTTTGCCCCAAGGGGGAGAATTCATGCCAGCGATCGCCACCTTCACTGTGAATGTTCTGTTGTTTTTGCTAGGAGCAGGATTGATTCGGGAGGGAATCGCTTCAGGTCAACGCCGCAACTTCTGGCTCGGCATGACTTTGTTCGTCCTACAAACTTTGAGTCGGTTGTTTGAGTACAGCACCAGCTTAGTCTTTAAGTCCTTTGTGCTCTTACTGTGTGGCCTTGGGGTTATTGCCATCGGTCTCTGGTACGAGCGCTACATTCGCACGCTCAGCACCCATTCACGGCTCTCAGTCACTCCTAACCCAACCGAGGGGGAAAATTGA